In Lotus japonicus ecotype B-129 chromosome 5, LjGifu_v1.2, one genomic interval encodes:
- the LOC130718033 gene encoding auxin-binding protein T85 — protein MVLECSCVKLMLFISFSAIALASSSPCSITELPLVRNISEIPQDNYGRPGLSHITVAGSILHGLKEVEVWLQTFSPGTRTPIHRHSCEEVFIVLKGSGTLYLASNSHGKCPGQPQEHFVFPNSTFHIPLNDAHQLWNTNEHEDLQVLVIISRPPVKVFIYDDWSMPHIAARLKFPYYWDEHCYQDTPKDEL, from the exons ATGGTACTAGAATGTTCTTGTGTGAAACTGATGCTGTTCATCTCATTTTCTGCCATAGctcttgcttcttcttctccatgcTCTATCACTG AGTTGCCACTGGTGAGAAATATCAGTGAGATTCCTCAGGATAACTATGGCAGGCCAGGTCTCTCTCACATAACTGTTGCAGGCTCAATCTTGCATGGCTTGAAAGAG GTTGAAGTATGGCTTCAAACATTTTCACCCGGAACACGCACCCCAATTCacaggcattcctgtgaagaaGTTTTTATTGTTCTCAAAGGAAGTGGAACTCTTTATCTTGCATCAAATTCACATGGAAAATGCCCTGGACAGCCACAGGAGCATTTTGTCTTTCCAAATAGCACATTTCATATTCCGCTTAATGATGCTCATCAG CTTTGGAACACCAATGAGCATGAGGATTTACAAGTTCTTGTTATAATATCCCGTCCGCCAGTTAAAGT GTTTATATATGATGACTGGTCCATGCCTCACATTGCAGCTAGATTGAAATTCCCCTACTACTGGGATGAACACTGTTATCAAGATACTCCAAAAGACGAACTATGA
- the LOC130718032 gene encoding probable galacturonosyltransferase-like 4 isoform X2 codes for MAFGFPPQQPYYSTSSPFLGLLSFLLFLTNHHHAAAAAATTATGVHLDVVRKPIPDVPIFREAPAFRNGETCTKESIHISMTLDSNYLRGTMAAVLSILQHSTCPENVEFHFLWSRFEPQVFLSIRSTFPYLKFKIYRFESNRVRGKISKSIRQALDQPLNYARIYLSDMLPAYVKRVIYLDSDIVMVDDIAKLWEVDLQGKVMAAPEYCHANFTEYFTDLFWSDPELSRTFEGRKPCYFNTGVMVMDVEKWREGRYTQRVEEWMAVQKQKRIYHLGSLPPFLLVLAGELKSVDHRWNQHGLGGDNLEGKCRSLHPGPISLLHWSGKGKPWLRLDSRRPCTVDHLWAPYDLYRPNTHSLEE; via the exons ATGGCCTTTGGATTCCCACCACAACAACCTTATTATTCCACTTCCTCCCCATTCCTCGGCCTCCTGTCTTTCCTCCTGTTCCTCACCAACCACCAccatgctgctgctgctgccgcCACCACTGCCACCGGTGTCCACCTTGACGTCGTCCGCAAGCCTATCCCGGACGTCCCCATCTTCCGTGAAGCCCCTGCCTTTCGCAACGGAGAAACATGCACCAAGGAAAGCATCCACATTTCCATGACATTGGATTCAAACTACCTTAGAGGAACCATGGCTGCTGTCCTCTCCATCCTGCAGCATTCCACATGCCCGGAAAATGTTGAGTTCCACTTCCTTTGGTCAAG GTTTGAACCTCAGGTATTCCTCAGCATAAGATCAACATTCCCATATCTCAAATTCAAAATCTACCGCTTTGAATCGAATCGAGTACGCGGGAAAATCTCCAAGTCCATTCGCCAGGCGCTGGACCAGCCTCTAAACTACGCGCGAATCTACCTCTCAGACATGCTCCCTGCTTACGTGAAGCGCGTTATATACCTTGACTCTGACATTGTCATGGTCGATGACATCGCGAAGCTATGGGAGGTGGACTTGCAAGGGAAGGTGATGGCTGCGCCGGAGTATTGCCACGCGAACTTCACCGAGTATTTCACGGATTTATTCTGGTCTGATCCCGAGCTGTCTCGCACGTTTGAGGGGCGGAAACCGTGCTATTTCAACACGGGGGTGATGGTGATGGATGTGGAGAAGTGGAGGGAGGGGAGGTACACGCAGAGGGTGGAGGAGTGGATGGCAGTGCAGAAGCAGAAGAGGATTTACCATTTGGGGTCTCTGCCTCCTTTTCTTCTGGTTCTGGCTGGGGAGTTGAAGAGTGTGGATCATAGGTGGAACCAGCATGGGCTTGGAGGGGACAACCTTGAAGGAAAATGCAGGAGCTTGCATCCTGGGCCTATTAGTTTGCTGCATTGGAGTGGAAAAGGAAAGCCTTGGTTGAGGTTGGATTCAAGGAGGCCATGCACTGTTGATCATCTTTGGGCACCTTATGATCTCTACCGTCCAAACACTCATTCTTTGGAAGAATGA
- the LOC130717896 gene encoding uncharacterized protein LOC130717896 produces the protein MNFFNSVFSDDPDPPKPESESNNADPDSDSDSGNNTGGDTWNFGGLIKTLTAKSESIIETYRRDLQEFSTGLKTEIEVAQGSVGHVIDEFGNTVIKGTAQIISHGKDAILAVNLDSDSDNGGSSSHRKQGGEKGEKGSGSSKGYSRFDAQVRAIQGDVNTYSEAPEDLGEFEKWKSGFSLDGKGDEIEGLFRENEAMESVYKRVVPNVVDHESFWFRYYYKVYRLKKAEDVRARLVRRMSREEEELSWDFEEDVDDGDEKAYEGGGKPEVGGESVEKKVDTQLQIGGSGSANNEGEAKRMSAEEVQHSGEEETKVEGKDSFLQSKEVGKEMEKSVRELRDEKSEAGNEMGGGCKVATEEAGVDKASKSLVGGDGASKSDSAAESDGKVVKEMEGGDGKSTRKNNESSVVESQKSANVEEDEEEEDLGWDEIEDLSSVDEKKVSQSGSTSQVDLRKRLSTAEDDEDLSWDIEDDDEPAKA, from the coding sequence ATGAATTTCTTCAATTCCGTTTTCTCAGACGACCCAGATCCTCCAAAACCCGAATCCGAATCCAACAATGCGGACCCAGATTCCGATTCCGATTCCGGCAACAACACCGGCGGCGACACTTGGAACTTCGGCGGCCTCATCAAAACCCTAACAGCCAAATCCGAATCCATAATCGAAACCTACCGTCGCGATCTGCAAGAATTCAGCACCGGATTGAAGACCGAGATCGAGGTCGCACAAGGCTCCGTCGGCCACGTCATCGACGAATTCGGCAACACCGTCATCAAAGGCACGGCTCAGATCATATCTCACGGCAAAGACGCCATCCTCGCCGTCAACCTCGATTCCGATTCCGATAACGGCGGAAGCAGCAGCCACCGCAAGCAGGGTGGCGAGAAGGGTGAAAAGGGGTCGGGTTCTTCGAAGGGGTATAGCAGGTTTGATGCTCAGGTTCGTGCTATTCAGGGTGATGTGAACACTTACAGTGAGGCTCCTGAGGATTTGGGCGAGTTTGAGAAATGGAAATCGGGGTTTTCGTTGGATGGGAAAGGAGATGAAATTGAGGGTTTGTTTAGGGAGAATGAAGCTATGGAGAGTGTTTACAAAAGGGTTGTTCCGAATGTTGTTGATCATGAAAGTTTCTGGTTTAGGTATTACTATAAGGTTTATAGGCTGAAGAAAGCTGAGGATGTGAGGGCTAGGCTCGTGAGGCGAATGTCGAGGGAAGAGGAGGAGTTGAGTTGGGAttttgaagaagatgttgatGATGGGGATGAGAAGGCTTATGAAGGTGGAGGTAAACCTGAGGTTGGTGGTGAAAGTGTGGAGAAGAAGGTGGATACCCAGTTGCAAATTGGTGGCTCTGGTAGTGCTAACAATGAGGGTGAGGCAAAGAGAATGAGTGCGGAAGAGGTGCAGCATTCAGGGGAGGAGGAGACTAAAGTGGAAGGGAAAGATAGTTTCTTGCAAAGCAAGGAAGTTGGCAAGGAGATGGAGAAGTCTGTTCGGGAATTGCGAGATGAGAAATCGGAAGCTGGTAATGAGATGGGTGGTGGGTGTAAGGTAGCTACGGAGGAGGCTGGTGTGGACAAAGCATCAAAGTCACTAGTCGGTGGTGATGGTGCGAGCAAGAGTGATTCTGCGGCTGAATCTGATGGGAAGGTGGTGAAGGAAATGGAGGGTGGAGATGGAAAATCTACTAGGAAGAATAATGAGTCTTCAGTGGTTGAAAGTCAGAAGTCAGCAAATgtggaggaggatgaggaggaggaagatcTTGGCTGGGATGAAATTGAGGATCTTAGCAGTGTTGATGAAAAGAAAGTGAGTCAAAGTGGTAGCACAAGTCAAGTTGATTTGCGCAAGCGCCTTAGTACtgctgaagatgatgaagacttGAGCTGGGacattgaagatgatgatgagccTGCTAAGGCTTGA
- the LOC130718032 gene encoding probable galacturonosyltransferase-like 4 isoform X1 encodes MAFGFPPQQPYYSTSSPFLGLLSFLLFLTNHHHAAAAAATTATGVHLDVVRKPIPDVPIFREAPAFRNGETCTKESIHISMTLDSNYLRGTMAAVLSILQHSTCPENVEFHFLWSSRFEPQVFLSIRSTFPYLKFKIYRFESNRVRGKISKSIRQALDQPLNYARIYLSDMLPAYVKRVIYLDSDIVMVDDIAKLWEVDLQGKVMAAPEYCHANFTEYFTDLFWSDPELSRTFEGRKPCYFNTGVMVMDVEKWREGRYTQRVEEWMAVQKQKRIYHLGSLPPFLLVLAGELKSVDHRWNQHGLGGDNLEGKCRSLHPGPISLLHWSGKGKPWLRLDSRRPCTVDHLWAPYDLYRPNTHSLEE; translated from the exons ATGGCCTTTGGATTCCCACCACAACAACCTTATTATTCCACTTCCTCCCCATTCCTCGGCCTCCTGTCTTTCCTCCTGTTCCTCACCAACCACCAccatgctgctgctgctgccgcCACCACTGCCACCGGTGTCCACCTTGACGTCGTCCGCAAGCCTATCCCGGACGTCCCCATCTTCCGTGAAGCCCCTGCCTTTCGCAACGGAGAAACATGCACCAAGGAAAGCATCCACATTTCCATGACATTGGATTCAAACTACCTTAGAGGAACCATGGCTGCTGTCCTCTCCATCCTGCAGCATTCCACATGCCCGGAAAATGTTGAGTTCCACTTCCTTTGGTCAAG CAGGTTTGAACCTCAGGTATTCCTCAGCATAAGATCAACATTCCCATATCTCAAATTCAAAATCTACCGCTTTGAATCGAATCGAGTACGCGGGAAAATCTCCAAGTCCATTCGCCAGGCGCTGGACCAGCCTCTAAACTACGCGCGAATCTACCTCTCAGACATGCTCCCTGCTTACGTGAAGCGCGTTATATACCTTGACTCTGACATTGTCATGGTCGATGACATCGCGAAGCTATGGGAGGTGGACTTGCAAGGGAAGGTGATGGCTGCGCCGGAGTATTGCCACGCGAACTTCACCGAGTATTTCACGGATTTATTCTGGTCTGATCCCGAGCTGTCTCGCACGTTTGAGGGGCGGAAACCGTGCTATTTCAACACGGGGGTGATGGTGATGGATGTGGAGAAGTGGAGGGAGGGGAGGTACACGCAGAGGGTGGAGGAGTGGATGGCAGTGCAGAAGCAGAAGAGGATTTACCATTTGGGGTCTCTGCCTCCTTTTCTTCTGGTTCTGGCTGGGGAGTTGAAGAGTGTGGATCATAGGTGGAACCAGCATGGGCTTGGAGGGGACAACCTTGAAGGAAAATGCAGGAGCTTGCATCCTGGGCCTATTAGTTTGCTGCATTGGAGTGGAAAAGGAAAGCCTTGGTTGAGGTTGGATTCAAGGAGGCCATGCACTGTTGATCATCTTTGGGCACCTTATGATCTCTACCGTCCAAACACTCATTCTTTGGAAGAATGA